gcacaaaGTTCACtttacaaaactgaaaataaggaataacaaaaaaacaaacagtttttcaatagttttctttctcagctcatCTTCCATCCTTATTCTGAGCTTGCACCGAGCGCACTGCTGAAACTTACAGTATAGACCATGCCAATTtctagactagtggttctcaatctgtttCAGGATATTCATGGAGATGCTTTTGTCACAATGGCAAAATGTTAATTGTTCTCCAAGAGGTAATGCTTCTAAATTGGAGCCAGCTGAGAATTCTTTGGGGGGATATCCAGAGCCTTTTTTCACTACCTAAACTGAAAAAAGCAACAATCTCCTTCCTGCCTGGCTGCTTGCCAGCTTTAAGTCTTTCTCAGATACTTCTTTGGTGAATAATCAATGGTAAACAGATCTGCATAcatttaggccttgattcagcaaggtacttaagcatataACTGACTTAAAATACAATTAGTCCTGTTACATCAATGGGACCACAGAAGGGTACCAGACCCTCAGGAGGACAAAAACAAGCAAAGTAATCTGAAGATATTAAAGTAATAGGcgctgcagggaaggaggggttATTCAGAACAAATGCATGTAAATCATCAGAGAAGCAACTAAtggtagattaaaaaaagaagggATGGAACACAACTAAACAGCTGCACTGGTATTCTTAGCTTGTTTCCTTAATATTGTCTTAATAGGTTTTCATGACATCAATCAGTAGGATTGGACGGTGTGGAATCAAggctaaagggggaaatgagtCAATATGAAGCCTGCTATCTTAACAACAGTTCGCAATTGTAGGAGACCCTCTGTTCTAAACGGTCATTTAATACAgggaaaatacaatttttattaaagttagtttaaaatcaaatttacacaagttaagagggaagatactgtacatctggggtcggGCTTGGGTTGTGGAGGATTGCAAGAATTTGTAACAAGGTTCACGAGGCACATACATATCACCTAACCAGCATAGAtccagattggggtgtgggagttttATAGCTACATCTCCATTTAACTGTCCATTGCCAGATAGTGCCTGCTAAACCAACTGGCGACAATTTCTGTATATAACGAGCATGGAGTGTGGACTTCAGTGGTGGTTAAAGTTAGAGGCTGctgaatatgagagagagagagagagagagagaaaataggtTTTAAATTGGGAGGATGGGGCGTTGAACTGCTTCCACACCAGGATGTTGCACTGATTTAGCTCAACTGTTTTTTTCTACCAAGTTAGTTAAATCTGAAAAAGCTCAGGTTAGACAAATCCTAAGAGCTAGCCCAAACATTTCTTGAACCCCAGCTGAACTACAGTATCAGTCAGGGTCAGGAGAGGTGTGAAATGCCGGCACGGCCCTACTTACATTGTCTCTATCTGAAAAAATGTGCCACTGTGACTTCTCACTATAAATCATTTATATCGGTCCCTAAATATCTACAGAATAATTTTGGATTTCAGATTTGCCATTCATTTAGACTATGAACTAAATAACAATTTTAGTGCTATTAAAATGGCTGTAAGCTACAGTTCTTGTTTACAAGGGATAGGATATACATGTATGGAGTGTGACAGTTGGTAGAATGGATATTGTTCTGATGAGAGTGTAACAGTGTTGAAAGTGTTCCAAACAACATGATTTTTTAATGGGAGAATTAAAAGGTTAGCAAAATGAAACTTTTACTAAGCATAACgaatgggttaaaaaaagaaacctgCCTGGTGGTCTGACTCCAAAGTGAGATGTTTGGGCATCTGGAATTGTCAATTAAATAAGAATATGACGACTATTGTGAACAGTATGTTCACACCTGATCCAAAGAGAACGCCAGTGACTGCAACTCAAGGAATCAGAGGTACAGGAACTCTAGTTTGAGCTGCGAAATCTTACCTGGAGGAATTTACAACATGAAGTTAAGGTCATCTGATCCACAGTGTCTGCTGTTTATCGAGTTGAGTAGAGAAAGTTCTGAAATCACTTCCAAACCCTGAATCTGTCTTGTGGCACACTAGGCCACCACCAAAGTCACCCCTAGCTGTTTCCATGGCcagatacaaaaataaatagCTAAAATGGGAGGACAGAGAGCAAATATaattacagtaaaagctgttttatctggcacttcaccaaccagaaagctctataacctggcatttctgatcttcattgaaattccAGTTTATAGGCTTGTTGGcgcagggctggcagggggttggggcacaggaggaggtctgggttctgggagggagtttgggtgcgggagggggctcggggcagtGGGTAGGAGATGTAGGGGTGCCAGATGCGGAGGCTGCTTACCCTGGGCAGCTCCCCGCAAGCGGCGACCTATTCCGGCTGCTCCTAGATGGAGGTACAGCAGGCGGATCTGTGTGCTATCCCCGCCCCAAGAgctagctctgcagctcccattgactgggacctatggccaatgggagctacgagGGCGGCACCTGCGAgcagaggcagcacgcagagccacctgccacacctctgcctaggagcagccacGACAGCTCGCCACTTGGGAGCTGCCTGAAATTAGCTCCCCCTGGATCTGacaccccacacctcctcctgcgccccaacccggtgctctgagccccctcccacacccaaactccctcccagagcctgtgccctgCACTTCCACCCATGTCCAACATGCCCTCCCACATGCCAACCCCCAGCCtcgcaccccttcccacacccaaactcccacccccTTAGTTAACTagcatttttcacttaccagcaccctccatttccccaacatgccggataaaacagcttttactgtagtttGCATCACTTCCTTGAGAAGGAAACTGGTGCTCTCCacataaattatttttgttttgtccaaATTTGGCAGAGTCCCTCTAGCTCTGGGTCTGAAATGGTCAGTATATCAGTGTCTAAAAAGCCACAGAAGGACACAGCAGTTTCTTTCATTAATGCTGTGCTATATGGAGGACTTGTCCAACACACAAACATACTTCCAATTCTGGGACATTACTGGAAGCAATATGAGAAGGGAAAAATTCAGCATCTGAGCCCTGAGCTGGGGAAGAAATCTTGGCTGTATGTGCACTTGGGCTTGTTAGATCAGTGTAGAGTGATGTATGGCAATTTACTCTGACCTCTGCTTTATTTTCTCAGGCTAACTGCTCTTTTTCTCCTCCAGCCTTACAGTCATGATTTTTACTAGTGCTTTTGGGAAGATCAGAATCTATATTCCATGGTGCCCAGCAGTGTTACTAGGAGCTGTAGTACTGGGCAATTTTGTAATGCCAGTAACTTTGTTGgatgaaattaaaatgaacttGAGAAACTAATGGTTAACATCCCCTCAATAATCAAGGTAAATCACTGTAGATTAAAGCAGTTAAGATTGATCTGAACTCAGGACCTCACACCAAGCACTGCAACAGTCTAGCATGACCAAGACTTGTAAAACTGTTGGGATTGCTGTTTTGTGGATGCAAGGTATTGTATAGGCATGGCTCATGCCATGAACTTTCCAGCAAGTTTGACCTAAATTCTGTGGCAAGGGGCTTGGAGTCCACAGCACTCTAGGGAAGCAGAATGGAAATTCGGATCGGTTTAAAAATTGGTATTTTACTAAATTGAATATGAAAATGAGTAATAAAATCAGTACAGTATCCTTTatgttacagtaactcctcacttaaagtcatcccagttaatgctgtttcattgttacgttgctgattaGCGATCATGCTCATTTAAAgctgcgcaatgctcccttataacattgtttggcagccgcctgctctgtccactgattgcagaaagagcagccttttggagctagctggtgggggcttggaaccagggtggaccggcagcccccctaatCAGCTCCgttaagttccctgtgtggcagccacccagcaggctagcaattgcctggcagttcagctgttcctcccccccacccctcccagcactgccatgtgctgctcctgccccctgccttggagctgcgcctgggagcctcctgcttagcgtgcagggggagggggaaggggggctaatgtcagggtgtccctctcccccctgctccagcccgcTTACCTATCTCCACAGCTGGGCTCAgtacagagggagcttgctggcagcagctgctgtctcaacttcctgatctacttaaaaaggcaatgtacttagagtggacTCACAGtgcttaaaggggcaatgcgcagctctctctctctctctctcacacagggtatgtgtctctgtctgccatgttgtctcccctccctccatttgtgctgctttgtggagtgtgaggctacattaacaacaatttgttgacccttgagggctcagccaactgctagttcatcatttagcaataaggcattctctgggaaatattccaccctctaacttcaccacctcaaccaagcttcacaatcatcactgccgtgtacagtattaaattgtttgtttaaaacttattgtgtgtgtgcgtatatatattagtcttttgtctgatgaaaaaaatttccctggaacctaaccaccccccaatttacattaattcttatggggaaattggattcacttaacatcatttcacatttttcaggaacataactacaacgttaagtgaggagttactgtacttgaatTGATACTAAATGTAAGTAATGTTATGATTCCCCAAAATTTTACATTGTCaatgtgctgcagagcttcataTTGAAAATGCGTAACTGCACTGTACAGTTTGTTGAGGGAAGCCAGTAATTTTGGGATAGCAGGATCTTTTGGCATGGGAGGCAGTTTGGAACTATAGGATAAGTACATAAACTGGTTGTtcctgctaaaatgatcagccaTTAAACAgttaatgttaacattttaatgtCCATCATTAGGTTTCAAAGTCAACAGACCCCTAaaatgaatggagcagttcaGACCTCCTTTAGAGTTATTGTTTCAGGTATTTGCAGACTCCGGAAGATTTCACTGAGAACTAGGTTTTATTGGGacttaattaaaaaatgaacactTTATGCAGCACACAAGGCCCTAGGTACAGGCACTGTGAGTTCATGGCATTCCAATGATTTGTTTTGATGAATTTCCTCATGTACACAGGGCAACGGAAACGaggaaatttaaattaaaatctaatAAGCAGCAAGATATGATTTTCACTTAGTTTTGCCACTCTTCTGATTTTAAATTCTCAAACATTTCTTACTGTAATGCAGTAGCTGGGAATGGTCTCTCCTCCGCTTAGACACAAGTGGCACAGATCCATACAAACAATCCACTCTTCCACACCCTTCACAGCCACTCATACAAGTCTCTTTCCACTCACCAATATACGTACATAACCACGGACAAAAGAGTATGTACTAGATGCAGCTGTTTAATTAATTATCAAATTTATTAGGATCCTGGATTTTTATAGCCAACATGATACTTCTCTCCCAAATAAACATAATTCAATAAAAACATGACAGAATGCAAGACAGAAGGTATGGATGGGCCAGCTCTGATTAAATGGACTGTGCAGTCCTCACAAAGGCTGCAATGACAGATCTCCAAATCCAGTGCTGAAGAGCAGTCACTATCAGTTTGGAGTCTGGAACTGCAGTAGGGCTCCATTTAACCCATCAGACCTAGAGAAAAGCTCAACTTCATGCACTCCAAAAAAGTCCAGCTAGTTATGACAATGTTCAGTACCTTGTAGGAACTTCACTTCCATATATGTCCTTTGACTACCTCATTATTTAATGGAAATGGAGCTTTTTCCTCTTGTAACTCCAGAAAACAGGTGCTAGGTGGTCAGCACTGACTACTTGCAGGGATCATGGAGTTCCTTACGAGGCAGTGTCTCCATAATAGACTTATACTGGCCCTCCTTCAGGAAGCGGTGGACCAGTTTTCGTGCATGTGGGGGACGTGGGGGGATGGAGCAGTTTCTCTAGCATAACTGAACAGTTCTCGTTCTAGTAACCAGAAAAAAATGGTGATCACAATCATAGAGCCCTAAACACTAAGATTTGTCCACTTTGTGTGTGCGCTCATGCCTCCTTAGAGTGCCTGACTCTGTGAAGGAATGACCGCAGTAAGCACAAGAGTAGGGTTTTTCTCCAGTATGGATCCGCTGATGGCGCTGTAGTGATGCCAGTCGTGTGAAGGTCCCTCCACACTCCTCACAATAAAAAGGGCGCTCTCCAGAGTGAGTCTGTTGGTGCCTTTTCAACCTCAGTAGTTGGACAAAGGCCATACCACATTCTTGACATTTATATGGTTTGTCCTGTCGATGGATCACCTTGTGCTTCGACAGCAGATTAGGTTTACGGAAACCTTTGCCACACATCGGACAGATGTAAGGTTTAGACTCTTCTTCCCCAAGCTTTTGATTTTCTGAACACTGCTGGTCAGTATCCCCACTGCCATGCTTGTTTTGGTGCAATGTTGACCATGGGTTCCTAACCATGCCATTTCCCAAAACTACCTTGGAGCGCTCAATCTTGTGCACATTGCGTAGGTGCCTCCAGACGTCAGCTGTACGGATGAACCCCTTGTCACACTCCGGACACTTGTGTGGCCTATCACTAGAATGAATGAGCTTGTGCATTCGCAAGTTCGCAGCAC
This sequence is a window from Chelonoidis abingdonii isolate Lonesome George chromosome 7, CheloAbing_2.0, whole genome shotgun sequence. Protein-coding genes within it:
- the LOC116818493 gene encoding uncharacterized protein LOC116818493; translation: MDEVDWESTNNTYDTGEEHSDDSSHSSERVGHKSSLQLEVDLDYSQPCSPGCSSAGPSGRQELPVELQCEDEETYETYYQKRGETTAGVFVTSNTNFDLQCEDEDLEFYSSEELQGGLSEDDEKIILVDAFDEEDLELITGEALPHRCKKCGASFQDLGELQEHNQIHLIEHSYQCPICGKEFFRAANLRMHKLIHSSDRPHKCPECDKGFIRTADVWRHLRNVHKIERSKVVLGNGMVRNPWSTLHQNKHGSGDTDQQCSENQKLGEEESKPYICPMCGKGFRKPNLLSKHKVIHRQDKPYKCQECGMAFVQLLRLKRHQQTHSGERPFYCEECGGTFTRLASLQRHQRIHTGEKPYSCAYCGHSFTESGTLRRHERTHKVDKS